The window TCACTGCTTGCACCTCGGGCCAGAAATTGCCCCGCCGCAGCGCACCCTGCACCAGCGGGAAGCGCCGCCATGTGAGGTGCCAGAGCGGAGTGTGATTGAAGGCGTAGAAGCCGCCGGGCAGGATCACCGGATCGATAAGGGCGAGCCCCAGCGGCTTGGTCTCAAGCTTTTCCGCCGTCAGCAGGGCGATCACCCCGCCCATGGAGTGGCCGGCCAGCACGAAGGGGCGGTCATCCAGCTGATCCAGCATGGCCTTCATATCGCGGGTATAGACATACCAGTCACGATGGCGGGCCGGGTCAGCGGGCAGGGTGGTGGCACCATGGCCACGAAGGTCCGGCGCGATGATCTCGTAGTGGTCTGCCAGCCTCTCCAGCAGCTTCTTCCCCGAGAGTGCGTTGAAGCCATTGCCGTGCAGGAAGATGAGCCGTGTCGCGCCGGGCTTTGGCCAGACGAGAGCGCTTATCTCGCCATCGGGCAAGGTGAAGCGGCGTGTTTCGGGTCTCAGATCAGACAAACCGGCTGGCCTCCTGCGGTGTTGCACTTGCGAAGATGCGCCTGTTTGCCTGCCGATCAAGAGCGCGGCGCACCGCTAGCGCGCATCGCGCTCTATATCGCAGACCAGTGCGGCAAGGGTGCTGTCCGTTTTCAGCAATCGCCCGTCCAGCATGGCCGCGGGCACTGCGCCCAGCGTGGCATTGGTCACGATGATTGCTTCAGCCGAGGCGAATGATTCCTGGCGGAAATGGTCTTCCTCCACGTGCAGTCCGCGCCGGGCAAAACCATCAAGGATGGCCGCCCGCGTTGTGCCGTTAAGGGCGCCGGTGTCCAGCGAAGGCGTGTAGATTGTCCGGCCCGTGACCCAGAACAGATTGGCACTGTCGGCGCAGGCGATACGCCCTTCCGGTGACAGCATCACGGCCATGTCGCCGCCGCGCGCCTTTGCCATCCGCCGGGCAAGGATATTGTCGCCATAGCCGATCATCTTGTAATGCGCAGCCAGGGTGAGCGGTGCGCGGCGCGGCGCGTCGAGCGTTATCAGGCGCAAACCATCAGGCCGCGGCGGCAACGCGCTGGCCGTTATCGCGACAGTCGGTGCCGCCTCATCCGCCTCCAGCCCGCGCCCGCCTTCACCCCGCGTGACGGTCAGGCGGATGGTGGCGGCGTCCAGCGCGTTGCGCCGGGCGAGATCCGCGGCGATGCCGGGTATGTCCAGCCCGGCATCAAATGGAATATCCAGCGCCGCAAGGCCTTCGGTCAGCCGGGCCAGATGCCGGTCCCAGCGGCGCAAGCTGCCCGCTTCAAGGCGCATGGTCTCAAACAGGCCGTCGCCCAGCAGAAATCCCCGGTCGGCAATGCCGATGCGGGCCTGCCCGGCCTCCATAATGGTGCCGTTCAGCCAGATCAT is drawn from Glycocaulis alkaliphilus and contains these coding sequences:
- a CDS encoding alpha/beta fold hydrolase, with amino-acid sequence MSDLRPETRRFTLPDGEISALVWPKPGATRLIFLHGNGFNALSGKKLLERLADHYEIIAPDLRGHGATTLPADPARHRDWYVYTRDMKAMLDQLDDRPFVLAGHSMGGVIALLTAEKLETKPLGLALIDPVILPGGFYAFNHTPLWHLTWRRFPLVQGALRRGNFWPEVQAVKARYASRPPFSYWATGVLDDYLAGGLKPVEGGFALACDPHWEAANYASHRHDPVRAARRAGAPITVLKAEKASTVRDEAGLKRAGAVITPLPGHSHLAPMENPAACAEWIAGVVEGF
- a CDS encoding aminotransferase class IV; its protein translation is MIWLNGTIMEAGQARIGIADRGFLLGDGLFETMRLEAGSLRRWDRHLARLTEGLAALDIPFDAGLDIPGIAADLARRNALDAATIRLTVTRGEGGRGLEADEAAPTVAITASALPPRPDGLRLITLDAPRRAPLTLAAHYKMIGYGDNILARRMAKARGGDMAVMLSPEGRIACADSANLFWVTGRTIYTPSLDTGALNGTTRAAILDGFARRGLHVEEDHFRQESFASAEAIIVTNATLGAVPAAMLDGRLLKTDSTLAALVCDIERDAR